One Dunckerocampus dactyliophorus isolate RoL2022-P2 chromosome 6, RoL_Ddac_1.1, whole genome shotgun sequence genomic window, AAAGGGATATAAAATAGTAACATTCCAAATTGGGTGAATGAATGACAAAATGCTAAAATAGGAGGGCTCTCCtccatgaaaacaaaacattttgatttgttttcgaACACTTCCAGACTGGCATTTGAAGGGCTGCAATATAATCAGTTCCACTGTTCGTGTTCACTTACGAGCTCACCTGGTTTTCCCCAGTTCCACGAAGCAGCATCCAAAGTCAGTCCCAAACACGATCTTTAATTTTCTGTAGTCATATGTCTGCCGTCCATCCAGGCGCTGCAGCAGGAGCATGTAGGAAAACAGGCCGTTGAAGCCATGTGCATAACTTCATGTAGACGTCATTAAATAGGTAACAACAATAAAagtatgtctgtgtaggctctcagtcgtacaggagttgtccatcgaggaaaaggcttcttgagacgtcatctgtacttctgtgtagaaggtgtcggacgtttcgctcctcatccgaagagcttcgtcagcaaactaataagtgctggtagcttaggccttaaatacagtaagagtgggcggaataggtgtgccaacaccctcctcctattggttcgttacactaagcctgggcggagcagtggtataatcctatcctgttattcacacctacgataaaagggaagtgtcgctccctgaattgggtatgaacgactctgatactggcttgttagcatctattgttctggctcggccctgccttcacctcatttgcaagactaagagctgtgggttttggtctcagtaacctgctgaacacagggtccaaattaaacctcaaaccaccattccgattcaatgatgggttctgttgtttgacaaaaatagcttcctttactcctctttcaaaccatctgttttctttggccaaaatctttacctcgctgtcctgaaaagagtgattggtagctttcaggtgtagatgtactgctgattgaggaccactagcattgtccctgcgatgttgataaagcctttttttggagcatttgcttagtttccccaatgtagtgctctttgcattcctcatctttacagtggatggaatagaccacattgctctgtttctggtttggagccttgtctttaggatgcactaattttttgtctcagggtatttactggtttgaaataggtaggaattttgtgttgccataagatcctctggagtttttcggagacccccgctacataagggactaccactcctctcctttttgcttctgtgggcttttgggtttctttccctactctcttcttttgacatttgttaaaagcccaccgtgggtacccacaggttgagggcgctctctggacatgttgtgtctcctttttccttccctcagcactagttggtatttgttccgctctatgttggagggtcctaataacccctagtttatgttgtagtggatggtttgattcaaaaagcaggtattggtcagtgtgtgtggcctttctaaatacctctgtaagtagctgtctgtcctttcctataattaccttgcagtctaagaaggctagttggttttctttagtgtcctcgcgagtaaatttgatattggtgtccaccgcattgatgtgcggtggacaccaatatcaaatttggtgtccaccgcattgatgtgcggtggacaccaatatcaaatttggtgtccaccgcattgatgtgcggtggacaccaatatcaaatttactcgcgaggacactaaagaaaaccaactagccttcttagactgcaaggtaattataggaaaggacagacagctacttacagaggtatttagaaaggccacacacactgaccaatacctgctttttgaatcaaaccatccactacaacataaactaggggttattaggaccctccaacatagagcggaacaaataccaactagtgctgagggaaggaaaaaggagacacaacatgtccagagagcgctctcaacctgtgggtacccacggtgggcttttaacaaatgtcaaaagaagagagtagggaaagaaacccaaaagcccacagaagcaaaaaggagaggagtggtagtcccttatgtagcgggggtctccgaaaaactccagaggatcttatggcaacacaaaattcctacctatttcaaaccagtaaataccctgagacaaaaattagtgcatcctaaagacaaggctccaaaccagaaacagagcaatgtggtctattccatccactgtaaagatgaggaatgcaaagagcactacattggggaaactaagcaaatgctccaaaaaaggctttatcaacatcgcagggacaatgctagtggtcctcaatcagcagtacatctacacctgaaagctaccaatcactcttttcaggacagcgaggtaaagattttggccaaagaaaacagatggtttgaaagaggagtaaaggaagctatttttgtcaaacaacagaacccatcattgaatcggaatggtggtttgaggtttaatttggaccctgtgttcagcaggttactgagaccaaaacccacagctcttagtcttgcaaatgaggtgaaggcagggccgagccagaacaatagatgctaacaagccagtatcagagtcgttcatacccaattcagggagcgacacttcccttttatcgtaggtgtgaataacaggataggattataccactgctccgcccaggcttagtgtaacgaaccaataggaggagggtgttggcacacctattccgcccactcttactgtatttaaggcctaagctaccagcacttattagtttgctgacgaagctcttcggatgaggagcgaaacgtccgacaccttctacacagaagtacagatgacgtctcaagaagccttttcctcgatgaacAATAAAAGTACTAGGTAATTAAtccgtattgttttttttatcgtttaTCGAAATAATTTTAACCAAACGTTTTCTTACAGTTTACCTTTTTCTCTTCGATTGCTTTAAGCAAGAAATCCCGCTCGCAATTTGACAAAGGTGTCTCCTTCATTCTGCAGGCTTTTCAGCGTATTTTGTGTGTTCCAACTCCTACAACATGTCTAAGACAAGCATGCGACcgccattattatttttgtgaacTCTAACCCGGAAACGCATCATACGTCACACCAAACGCAGTCCCCTTTTCTTTACGGAATGtgcgtaaaaaataaaaataacaaataattacGGAATGTGTGTGCTTTGGTGTCCTAAAATTCCCGTTTATAAGCATATATGTTGGTTTGTCacgtattttctttttaaaattctgCCACAACACCTGAAACGAATAAGGCGCTCTAAAATCACGAGCTGTATAACCTACGACTGAAAAACATACACGTTAATCACTTGCATGTCACTCAAGTTAATGAGTAAAGAGCGAATGTGTGCTGACCATGAAATCTTCTGACATTTCGTTAGTACTCGAAGGCACCATCCGCGCTGACCGTTACAGGTGGGCGGGTCGATATACATAGCGATTGTATCCATACCAAGCTCAGAACTGTACGTGTATCGAAGCGATACTCGCGTGATTAAATTGATATTTTTCGGTTGTCTTCGATGTTtactttcacaaatatctgtgtatgttttatgtcctattgttacattgttgatatttttgtactttttataaACTAAAGTCATTGGACATGCAGTAGTAGGGCTAAAGTCAAAGAGCCACgattagtttttttcttttttaaattgtttctgCACTATTTTGCGCAAACAACTGTATTTAATAAAAGGTCATAAcagaataattgtattattttgttatggTTACATTGTCTTGTTATATTCATTGTTAAAATTCACAAATGCgtttgttgattaaaaaaatccaGTACATAAATTTTGCCTAGGATATTTTTCgtgttttcttaaaaaaaactttcaatgaataaaaaggttttaaaaattGTCCGTATCGTCAATAAAGggcctgtatttacttggtgcTGGGGTGATAtcaaaatgtgcagtatcgCCCATCCCCACTGACCATCTACGCTTAATGCGCATGCGCATCTTTAAAGCGGTGTTGTCCTGTTGGAACCCTTTGAACGTCATATTGGGGCCGAGCTGTCATCTGAGAGCTGTTGACTGTGGTGTTCGTACAAAGTGTACAATCACTGTTacctttttttatatatacatttggACACACAGACGCACAAAAACAAGGGAGCCTGTCTGTTTTTGCCTTTGCGGAGAAGCAGTTCGGTGCCTGTAGATTTTCGTTTGCGCCAACTCGACTCAAGGTTTGTGCGCGCTCATTCATTCTCCATCTCTCCTTCGACATGGCTGCTAATAGCAAGCTAGCCCTTCTCTTCTATTATTGTATGTTGTTTAAAAGCCATTGGTGGCGCTTCACAATTTGTGCTGCTCCGTTTGAATGCCAGTGATGGTTCCCTTGGTACCCAACTCGTGTCTATAAGCAAAGCGCCGTTCGTAGCGCGCTTGCCCAGCAGCTAGCATTAGCGAGAAGAGCAGGTGCTGCAGCAAGAGTCCGTTTATGTCGCAGCCATGTTGGTTCCAAAGATCTGTCCCATGACCCCTTTTGCTCAGCTCTGACCTGTCCCATGACCTTTGTTCGCCCTGCAATGGGTTACCCATCGGTTGTTAGGAGATGTGCCCGCAGCTTACTGCAGGGTTAATGATTGTTGCTGGTCACTGATGTACATccattgcactgctgttgaaaACTGGAAAGCGTCATACAAACACGTGCTACAAAATACCAGGGAAATAATGAGAGTCGAGCATTTACACTAAATGCTTgccaaatgttcattttcttaatatttacaaattTTAATAGACTATTTGAAGGTTTCAGAACTGTATAGCAGTTCCGGATGACCATTTCAAGTATCATGACCACtaagtgtttaaaaataatgcaaaatgacaaatgacatcaaGATCTTTGAATGTTATAATTAAACAGCATATAGGTGGTAGAGGGAAAGGAAGGTCACTATGATGATTGTGCTGTGTTATCCGGTGGATTCATCATGATCAAAGCCCGTCCTTCATCAAGGAAATCACAGGTTGTTTGATAAGCTCATGCGATGCCATACTGCCTTTTGTCTGAGCGAGCATTCTTCCATACGCGCTTGTTCTATCTATATTATTTGcacccacacactcacacatctcTAAACATAGTTTAGAGTAAAACATAGTTCTCCCTTCTCACACGCCACCACTCTCACCCATTGAAGAAGATGCTGGACAGGCGCTGGATGTGGCGGATGCTGCTCCTCTCTGCCCTGGCTATGGCAGTAGTAATGGCCCACGAGCAGTCCAAGGTTGACGTGGATGAAGAAATTGGCTTAGACGAAGAGGAAATGGAGGCGCTCAtcactgaggaggaggaggaggaggaggaagaggagaaggcgGCAACAGATTTTGATGAAATAGAGCAGAAAAGCCCAGCCAGCGACAAGGTCTCTTTCGAAGTGAGTAAAGAATTCCCTGAGTGGGAGTGGAATTGACTCTACTTGGGAAGGGAATTTGCTTTGAACTTGTCTTTTTGTTGGCTTCCTAGGTAACATACAGGACACCTGTGCCCACTGGAGATGTTCACTTTGTAGAGACCTTTGATGATGGCTCACTCGACAGGTAGTTTTGTGATGCTGAAAAGTAAGAaacttcaaggaaaactgcactttttttgggggggaattttgcccatcatccacaatccttacgtgagacatcaacatatgtctttctattttctgggcgttctaaagatataaaaagagataaaaagagacagctcatttctccatgtaatgggacacacctatgccgcctgcAAAGACCGCtaataaaacacctccaaaaacctcaaacaaggttttatggttttacagcCGTGCTCTGACCATGTAGCAACAGGTAAAGTCATGATACTATGGAGTACTTACAGTACTTTTCTGTGTTTTGGTACTtctaagcattaccagaacgtctttcctgggcgcattgatttcacatagcaacatagaaaccaaCGCCGACACCTACAGTATTGTTAACTTTTCCGaactcaaaaacaaacagcagcggCAGATCCAAAATTTTGGGAGTGGCCTCAGGCATTGAGAGCGCGGCGCTGACTCGCTgcaggcgagtgtgtggtgaagctagttgctagccggctactagctagccggtgtgtggcaaggtgtcagtgCGCCAGTCACGTAGTTCAATTGCCGTAACAATGTTGtgagtaataataaaaatgtcgctgtagcttggttaatattcaCGTCACATTTTATGTGAacggagcgttgttggcgcctttttttcagaaggctttataggcagaataaggGTTTCCCATTACATTCATTCTCTGCTTTgtgattttagctgtttttatatctttagaacacagaaaagagaaagccgTGTTCGTGTCTtgcatcaggattgtggatgatgggcgaaATCCGCCCCCAAAAAAGTCCTTTTAAATTCAGTGCAGTGGAGCCCGTTTATGTCGTCATAACTGAAACTGAAGTTAGCTATTGCTTGCAACTTTGGCCAGGAACAAGGAACAAAGAGAATGGGagctaatacattttttttaacagatttttatatttttatttttttacaccgaTGGCAATGTTACAATTTTCGTGCACATCTTTCTTCCAGTGGCTAccaatctaaaaaaataaataaatagatcacTCTGTGCAGTTTGTTAGTTGCTCTGGTAGGTTTATTACTGTcaagattttattttgaagcttactttgcactgaacaggaagtcactgcgTATGTtataatgctgtgtaactagacagtaggTACGTTGCAGTGTTTCCAGCAggactgcaatgtatttgtggcaatGGTGGGTTGCTAAGGGGATCGCTAAATGTAatttggagtaaaaaaaaactattatagCTCATAATTGCAGAATTTGGGAATAGAAATAATTTCGGTAATCCTAACGAACCTAAAGGAAAAGTTCAGTGTGATTTTATTTCAGATAGTTAGAAAAAATGGATAATGCGTCTTTTTACACAGTGTATGTAAACCTGTGGGTTCAAGTCTACCTAATTAAAGCAATGAAACGGGCAAAGTGTGAGTTATTTGTGGTGTTTTCTTTCTATAGATGGCTGCTCTCAAAAACAGTGAAGGGAGATGCAGATGATGACATCGCCAAATATGATGGTTTGTTTGGTTCCTCTTGTCGACAAAGATGCGTGTGTACATTTGAGCTATACCAGGAATCTGTGGATCTTAGTTatcagtcatttaaaaaaaaaaatgctttaagCATATGCAGTCGTTACGCCCTGAAAAGATGACTCTTCCTCTGTGTGGTTCATGCAGGAAGGTGGACAGTGGAGCAGCTGAAGGAGAACAAGGTTCCAGGAGACCAAGGCCTCGTGCTCAAGTCCCGGGCGAGGCACCATGCCATTGCCGCCATGCTTGACAAGCCCTTCATCTTTGAGGATGAACCGCTGGTTGTACAGTGAGTACACACTCCTGCATACTGCTGTTAACAATGTAGGTGGTGGCATGGATCATAACTCCCATCTTGCCAGAGAGTAAGAACATGTAGCAGGAGGGCTTGgggttgccaacttggccattttttttgttttggttttttttttttgctattttgcgAGCTTGAGTTGTGTAGGAACTTGTCAGTGGCAAATTTGGACTTGCATAAGGAAGTGCTCTTCATTTGCAGCGACActgcacaacaacaataacaacagaaaGCTAACACGTGGAACATACCATGCAACCTTATCTACTGCACTACACGTAAAATAAATGTCCACACATGAACGTACACGCACAATTACACCCTGAGCCACacactgcaaggcatgctgggtaatgtGCCCCAAACACGCGACACTATATTTATAGAATATTCAAACCCCTATACTGTAGAGATTCTTTTAAAGGCGACAAATTTAATGACTtgtttttctggtcttattggacacttttggagacttacatgaaagcacgtgttgctcttctcaacgaccAGTGTGTCCTGCAGTGGGCATCGGAAAAATGTTGTTATTCCTGTGGGGAAACAATGGAATGGCATTGTGTTTATGAACACATTCCATTATTCCTACACAGCAAAATGCAtggaaaataatacatttgttttttttttgttttttttttgtagatatGAAGTTAATTTCCAGGATGGAATTGACTGTGGTGGCGCGTACATTAAACTGCTTTCGGACACTGGGGATGTCAATCTGGTGTGTACATAACACATTACACGACTGTCAGATTTGTATCTATGAGCCAAGTGCTACAAAGTGTCACATTAGGACAGGTTGATAGATCTTAAAGGATGATACTTGCGGCCTTTTAGGAGCAATTCAATGATCGCACACCCTACACCATCATGTTTGGACCTGACAAGTGTGGCGAGGCCTACAAGCTGCACTTTATCTTCCATCATCGGAATCCCTTAAATAAAGATACGGAAGAAAAGCACGCCAAGCGGGCTGATGTGGACCTCAAGAAGTTCTACACGGATAAGAAGACTCACCTCTACACTTTGGGTATGGTGGCAGTGTCCTCCTTTGCAAATGTGGTGCCATTGTGTAAAAACGCcccttacaccaggggtgtccaaaccttttccactgaaaAAGTAAAGGGTGCCAGGGACACGTGATAGTTAGTATACCAACACATATAGATGTGCTAACAAGTTAGATTTTTATAGGTAAAAATgagtattagtatgaacttcactctttgctctgcCCCCCCgagttttttgtttaattttccaaatattttcactttgttctTAAATTATCTTTGAAAAATATCTCCtcgtaatataatgactttggattaattcccataatattgtgcaTTTTTCCTCAAccaagttttccaaaaatttaaactttattttgttttcattctattctggcttaaaaaaaaaccaaacattttttctttaatacttgaaCTCcgcgctactaaaatgatatttttcctcataatattacgagtttttttttgtaaaattgcaacttttttctcgctagaatgcaactttttgtatggtaatattttgactttattctcataaaattacaaattcAACTTAattaaatgatgttattttcttcataatattaccatgttattcttgtcaaatgacatttttttgtctttatattttgactttatacttgtttaattactgctgattttaccattcctgctgttgctttttagctttctttttttaattacattttttaaatttgctgcGAGCCAATAAAACAACCGCCAAGGGCTGTAAGTGGCCCCTGGGGctgaactttggacacccctgtcttacaaAGCAACAGGACGTACAGGACGTGAACGTATTTGTGGCGCTGGTGGGTTACGGGGTGTGAGTGAGACGTAATTGTCGAATTTGCATAATCTGCAgaagaaatacaaataatttgagaaaaatgacaaaagtgaATCAATTTTcccaataagaaataatgtaaatccatttaatcTGTTCCATCTATCCGTTTTCTAATTCAATACTGATACGACTGATGCAGTCAGTACATGGATCAACCCACCCCCAAAAAGGCGTGTATAGCCCGCAAGCACGTGTGTGAATAATGCCTCACACGTGTGTTCCCACTGCTGGTAGTCCTCAAACCAGACAACAGCTATGAGATGTTCATCGACCAATCCAGCGTGAATCGTGGCACCCTGCTGCACGACGTGGTCCCGCCAGTCAACCCACCCAAGGAGATTGATGATCCCAATGACTCCAAGCCGGAGGACTGGGACGAGAGGGCTAAGATCCCTGATCCTGAGGCTGTCAAGCCTGATGACTGGTGATTGCATGCCACCTCCATACTCGCAGACAGGAACAACTTCCATTGAAATGTTGGCAGCTTACTGCAGATTTGTAATGGAAAGCTTTGTGTCAGGGATGAGGACGCGCCTGCAAAGATTGAAGACCCAGACGCAGCGAAGCCAGAGGGCTGGCTGGACGAGGAACCCGAATTTATCTCTGACCCGGATTCTGAGATACCAGAAGACTGGTAAATAAACCATGACCGCATTTCCAACAAACACAACCAGTCCTGACATGTATACAGATGAACCATCTGGCCTGACTGCTCTTCTGTGTGTGCAGGGATGTTGAGATGGATGGAGAATGGGAGGCTGCACAGATACCCAACCCAGCCTGTGAGAGCGCGCCCGGCTGCGGGCCATGGAAGCGCCCCATGATCAATAACCCTCAGTACAAGGGCAAGTGGAAAGCCCCACTGGTGGACAACCCCAACTATCAGGTAACCATAAGCTTCTGCTGGACTCGGCAGAGCACATTGGAACCCTTTTTGAGTCAACACATGTATGTGGACCAACTCATCACGTCCTGTTCCACAGTTTTCTTATTACTAAAAGTAGCCGTACACACCCAAAGGGGTCATTGCTATGAAAAATTGTGGGGGCGCTAGATGacatcattgtctaatttgtgctttaaaaaaaatatagtgacatttcagctttttttcattacattaagcatttttttcttttccatttatgctttttttatttctacaatgtatCACAGGTGCATAAAAATAAAGGCACGGGCCACAAATAgccgcacttgggacacccgtggtgtacatactgtatttcacgTGGAAGGTGAAGCGTTACTAAATAATGGAGAGTATCTCCAGTAGGAGCGTGacaaaatatcgatatatcgaaCGATCGTGATATTTAACCCTACAATGGATTTTTGATACGCTCGCGCTCTGtgttgttttaaaataatttagatTCAAATATAGCCGCTAAAAACCTCGTCCAGCGTTCCTCCTCAGTGAGTCGCCATTTTTTACTTGTCAGTCGCAGAAAATTGGGCAgaagtcacagaagaagaagaaaaggaaagaGAACCCAAACGGTGCGCTGTGATGGACTAGTGCAGTGAAGATAAATGTTCTAATCACaagtgtggactcactttggcttttatagcgtgGCTGGGACTTGGGCTGGATGAGGACTTTGCCGTATGCGAGGAGTCTCACGAAAGTGCAGCACACGGGCGGCACGACCAGTATGCACAGCCACCTTGTCCGTCGTCATCCTCGCGGAGAAAACTGCTTAGTGagagaaatgttgattttttctATTCAAATGCAAACAATCAAGAGTCGTGCATTTAGTTGACCTCCTGTGTTGTCAGCTTAGGCCAACCTCATGCGGGCCAGTCTGTGGACTCTACCACACAGTACTACACGGGCATGTCTGCATCTCCGCTCCCTCAGTGAATACTTGACCTGTTGTGACCACTCGTGTGTTGCTGATCTTCCATGCCAAGTTGTCTTTTCTCCACAGGGGGTCTGGAAGCCTCGTAAAATTGACAACCCTGAATACTTTGAGGACCTGCAGCCGTTCAGAATGACGCCATTCAAAGCCGTGGGCTTAGAGTTGTGGTCCATGACTTCAGATATCTACTTCGACAATTTCATTATCACCTCTCACAAGGAGGTGGCCGACCGCTGGGCCTCTGACAGCTGGGGCCTGAAGAAACTTGTGGCCAGTGCGAACGAGGTACGCTTTGAAGCTCGGCTCATTCGACGCTCGAGTCGTTAACGTGGTTCCGCTTGTCTTCCTATCAGCCTGGGATTTTTGCTCAGCTGATGATGGCAGCAGAGGAGCGGCCGTGGCTTTGGGTGGTCTACATCCTGACAGTCGGTCTGCCTGCAGGACTTGTCGTGCTCTTCTGCTGGCCAAAGGTACCTTCAACCATTTTTCTTTCTATCTCTGCGCAGCCTCACCATCCAAACCATCCTTCCTGTCCATGTTACAGAAACCAGATGACTACGTGTACAAGAAAGTGGATGTGCCGCAGGCTGATgttgaagaagaagaggaggaggaggaggaggaagaagtggaggtggtggaggaagaggaggaagaggctgCAGCAACAGACAAGGATGACAAAGATGCCGAACCTGCAGAAGATGAAGCAGCTGCAGGTGAGCTAGAAGAAACCCACACCTCTGCTATTCTGCTAGTGTTGCTCCTCCCAGTGGCGTAAACAGTCTGATTTAATAGCTACAGAAGAAGCCGACGAGGACGTCGACGCGACCCTTTTAAAAGGGGACCATCCAGATGTGGGCGATGAGAAGGTTGATGGCGATGAGGAAGAcggggaggaagaagaggaggaggaaaagaaaGCTTCTGAGGGAACATTAGAAGAGCAGGTAAGTTTACTTGTTGAGCTGAGATGTCTTGTTGGCCTCTAATGCTCTCTGGAACGTTCACACCAAGAAGtgcggcaaaatgcagtgcactgtcagtacccggATGGTGCACTCAAAAAGGTCCAAATGGTGAGTGCACAGTGCTGCACACCACACTCGATAGTCCGCATCTTGTCTacgtagcggaaggggagggactaactgaGGAGCAGCCGGTGGATAGTAGTAAACGGTGCGCAAGTACAGTGTGCACAGTGTACTTAGTTAAGTGCACTGAATGAAGTGTTGCATTTTGTTGTGAAGTTAGTATGGATCGCCATTGCTCACAATGGTGTTTTTGTTCAGGTTGAAGGAGGTGACACCATGGAGAACAAACTGGCGGTGAGAAAGAGGAGAGTACGGAAAGACTGA contains:
- the clgn gene encoding calmegin isoform X1, translated to MLDRRWMWRMLLLSALAMAVVMAHEQSKVDVDEEIGLDEEEMEALITEEEEEEEEEEKAATDFDEIEQKSPASDKVSFEVTYRTPVPTGDVHFVETFDDGSLDRWLLSKTVKGDADDDIAKYDGRWTVEQLKENKVPGDQGLVLKSRARHHAIAAMLDKPFIFEDEPLVVQYEVNFQDGIDCGGAYIKLLSDTGDVNLEQFNDRTPYTIMFGPDKCGEAYKLHFIFHHRNPLNKDTEEKHAKRADVDLKKFYTDKKTHLYTLVLKPDNSYEMFIDQSSVNRGTLLHDVVPPVNPPKEIDDPNDSKPEDWDERAKIPDPEAVKPDDWDEDAPAKIEDPDAAKPEGWLDEEPEFISDPDSEIPEDWDVEMDGEWEAAQIPNPACESAPGCGPWKRPMINNPQYKGKWKAPLVDNPNYQGVWKPRKIDNPEYFEDLQPFRMTPFKAVGLELWSMTSDIYFDNFIITSHKEVADRWASDSWGLKKLVASANEPGIFAQLMMAAEERPWLWVVYILTVGLPAGLVVLFCWPKKPDDYVYKKVDVPQADVEEEEEEEEEEEVEVVEEEEEEAAATDKDDKDAEPAEDEAAAATEEADEDVDATLLKGDHPDVGDEKVDGDEEDGEEEEEEEKKASEGTLEEQVEGGDTMENKLAVRKRRVRKD
- the clgn gene encoding calmegin isoform X2 — encoded protein: MLDRRWMWRMLLLSALAMAVVMAHEQSKVDVDEEIGLDEEEMEALITEEEEEEEEEEKAATDFDEIEQKSPASDKVSFEVTYRTPVPTGDVHFVETFDDGSLDRWLLSKTVKGDADDDIAKYDGRWTVEQLKENKVPGDQGLVLKSRARHHAIAAMLDKPFIFEDEPLVVQYEVNFQDGIDCGGAYIKLLSDTGDVNLEQFNDRTPYTIMFGPDKCGEAYKLHFIFHHRNPLNKDTEEKHAKRADVDLKKFYTDKKTHLYTLVLKPDNSYEMFIDQSSVNRGTLLHDVVPPVNPPKEIDDPNDSKPEDWDERAKIPDPEAVKPDDWDEDAPAKIEDPDAAKPEGWLDEEPEFISDPDSEIPEDWDVEMDGEWEAAQIPNPACESAPGCGPWKRPMINNPQYKGKWKAPLVDNPNYQGVWKPRKIDNPEYFEDLQPFRMTPFKAVGLELWSMTSDIYFDNFIITSHKEVADRWASDSWGLKKLVASANEPGIFAQLMMAAEERPWLWVVYILTVGLPAGLVVLFCWPKKPDDYVYKKVDVPQADVEEEEEEEEEEEVEVVEEEEEEAAATDKDDKDAEPAEDEAAAEEADEDVDATLLKGDHPDVGDEKVDGDEEDGEEEEEEEKKASEGTLEEQVEGGDTMENKLAVRKRRVRKD